CGCCGCCGCCTTCCATCGAAGCGCATCCGAATGTGGTCATCAGTGTGGCGACGGGATTCATCCGCGGTGGCTTCACCGTGGACCAGCTCACTGCTGGATGGGGTGCCAAGGTGAAGACTCTCGGCATCCGGGAGTATTACAGCGTCAATACCTGGGACCGTGATCTGCCCGGTGCCGCACGCGGCGGCAATATCGAGTATCTGAAGACGTCGATTCCACATTTCCACGCTGCGGGGGCTCGCTTCATGTCGGCTGAGGCCAGTGACAACGCGGCATCGAACGGCCTGGGGTACTACCTAGCCGCTCGCATGCTGTGGGATGTGAAGGAAGCACAAAACATCACGGCACTGACGGCGGATTTTATCGATCGGGCCTTTGGCCCCGCACGTGTGCCGATGGCGCGGTTTTACGCGCTGCTCGATGGCACGAAGAAGCAAGTCACCAGCGATGATCTGATCGGTCGCATGTTTCGTCTGCTGGATGAGGCCCGTGCCCTGACGACTGACGAGGCAGTGCATGCGCGGCTGGATGATCTCGCACTCTACACGCAGTACTGCGGTCTTTATCTCGATTACAGCAGCGCGGCGGGCAAAGAACGCCAAAGCGCCTTTGAGCAGCTCTTCCGCTTCATCTGGCGCATCAGACACACGGGCATGGTGCATGTGAAGGCTCTGTGGCGTGATGTCCCGAATCGCGATAAGTCCGTGAAACTCCCACCGCTGGGTAGCTACCATGATCCAGATGCGACAAACCCATGGAAGAGCAGTGAGGCCTTCTCACGCGAGCAAATCGTGGCTTTTGCCCGCGAAGGCGTGGCGAAGCGGAAGCTGCTGGACTTTGAGCCGGTGAGCTACAGCACGGACCTGGTGCCTGCGGCCAAGTTAAAGCTCCCTGCGGTGCCGCGTGGCAATGCGGGCATCTATTTGAGAGGCGTCCGCGATTTCTGGACATGGATCGAGAAGGAGCCGGCCACGCTGAAGCTCACTGGCACCGCTGGCATCATCTACGCGGACCGTGGCACGGCCAAAGTGGAGCTTTACCCGCTGGCGGAGGCGGAGCTGAAGTCTGTGCATCACGCCGAGATCGAGCCGGACAAACAAAAGCAGGTGATGCATCTCGAAACGAGATTCCCTGGCCTGCACCGCATCGAGGTGAGTGATTCCTCGCAAGGCACGCTCATCGAATGGCCGGAGGGCATGCCGATGACCATCGTGAGCAGTCAGGAAATGCCCGCGCAGCTCTATGGCCGCTGGCATCTCTATTTTTACGTCCCACGTGGCACGCGGGTCATCGGCGGCTTCAGCAGCGGCGCTGGCTTTCTGCTCGATCCAGGTGGCAAAACGGCCTACACCTTTGCGGACAAGCCCGGATACTTCAGCGTGCCCGTGCCCACGGGGCAGGATGGCAGCTTATGGAGCTTCAAACACAGCGCGGGCAGCCGCCAGCTCCTCACCGTGCCGCCTTGCCTAGCCCGCGATGCCAGTGAGCTGCTGCTGCCTGCTGAGGTGGTGGTAAAGGATGCTGGAGAATGAGTGGCCTCAGGTCACGGGGTGACAATATTGACACGGCTTTAGCACTTGAGGATGGCGCTGGAATGCTTCCTGCTGTAGGAAGCCCGACAATGGAGTCGCGCAATTAACTCGATCCTCACTATGAATACTCTTACTCACTTTAGCCGGGCTTTCGTCGAGTTCGGACCTTTTACCAAAGAAGAAGTCCTAGATTTCCACCGGCGTGGGATGATGAAGGAGACGGATTACTTGCGTGATGATGGCACGAAAGAATGGCTGCACTACGAGGAGTGGCTGACTGGTTCCCCTACGCCGACTGTCGCTGCCAAGAAGCCACGTGCGGCGAAAAAGGCTGCCAAGAGTGCTGCACCCGTGGTGAAGAAGGCTGCGAAGAAAAAGGAGTAACTAGGGGACTCAGTCTGCGGGTTTTTTTTCGGTGGCTGGCTTTTGATGCTGCTGCTCCCACCATGCGTCGATGGCAGGGAGATCAAAGGAGCGGAAACGGCGCTGGGTGCGCTGCTCGAAGCAGATTTGTGCGTGCTTAGCGACATCCAGCGATGGATCGGCATGCATGGCTGCGATGAGGCGTGCATCGGTCTGGGGGTCGGTACTGTTTTTGAGCAGGATGGCGGCGCGGACACGTGCCTCCCAGGGTTGCTTGGCGTGATCTGCGAGGAGGCTGTGGAGCTGCTCTGTGGTAAGATCTGCCTCGGAGGTGATGGCAGAGTTTTTGAAAATCTCGCCGACGGGGAGTCGGTAGCTGGGATTCTCACGCTGGAGGAACCAGATGGTGCGGATGACGCGTAGGTACTCCGCCTGAGCGGCGTCATGGAGGTGCTCAGAGCCACTGTCACGCAGGTATTCGACGATGGTTTCGAGCGGTTTGCGCAGGCCAGTAGCGATGGCTTCATCCGCGTAGGCGGTGAGGCGGTTACGCTCTTTGAGCTGGATGAATTCTTTTTGCGTGGGGGTGATCTGCGGGACCATCTCCGCGATGCGGGAGGAGCCAGGAGTGCCTGCATCGAGGGTGCCAGCTGGGATGAGCAAGGGCTGGCCAGCAGATGCGGCTGCGGTGGTAGAGACGCGTTCGATGCTTTCACGCAGCTCTTTGTGGGCTAGGAGCTGCTCGCGTCGCCAGGTATCGAGCTGAGTCTGCAGGGCGGCCATCTGCTGCTGGAAATCGGCGCTGCTGGAGAGCGAGGATACAGGGGCCGCAGGTACCGGAGCGGCCGGAGGACGCTGCGCGAGGGCCTGAGCGACAGCTTTGTCAATGGCGGCACCAGTCCAGTAAATAAGCGCGGCGGCGGTGCCTAGCGTGACGAGGATGGAGATGCCAAAGAGCTGAGAGGCGACATTGGCACGGCGGAGATTCCCGAGTGAAGCACCGACGAGGTCACGCCCAGCGCTTTTACCAGCGGCGATGTCGTCATGCGTCTGTTCTGGTCCGATCGGGGGCTGCTGCGCGGCTTTGGAGGGAGCTGCGGGGGCTTTGCCGGGGTTTTCTTTTGGGTTGGAGCTGGCCATGAGTGTTTAGTGTAAAGAAAAGGGCAGAGGGGAAAAGTTGCCAGCACGGATTTTCCGGGGCAGCGTCGTTTCTCACTGACACATGCCGTCTGATTCGTCCAGCCCCGCTCCAGCGATTCCTTCCCCTTCTCCATCTCAATCGGCGAGGGTAGAGAAGGCTACGGGCAGTGAGAAAATCTGGCAAATCGCACTCGGTGTGCTGGCTGCGGTGATGGTGGTGCTCTATCTGGTGCAGCCGTATCAGCATTGGGAGTTCGGTTTTCGGATGAGTGTGCTGCGTGGCTGGCTGGCGTGGGTCACGAAGTATTCCGACTGGCAGTTTTGCCTAGTGGTGCCGGTGATCACAGGGTGGCTAGTATGGCTGCGCCGGGCAGAGCTACGGAGACTTCCGTGGTGTGGGAACTGGCTGGGCCTACTGCCGCTGCTAGCGGGGCTGTTTGTCTATTGGGTGGGCTATAAGGCGGACACGGGCTATCCGGGCTTCCTTTCCATCCAACTGGTGCTGGCAGGGATGATCCTGACAGTGCTGGGCCTTGAGTGGATGCGTAAGCTGTTCTTTGCGTGGCTGTTTTTGTTCTTTGCGTGGCCGATGCAGCCGCTGGAGGACAGCGTGGCCTCCCCACTGCGCCCGCACACGGCGGCGATGACCGGGCGACTACTTTCAATGGTGGGGATGCCATCCGTGAGTGAGGGCTCTGCTCTGCAATCTGCGCCGGATAAGGCGGCGGGGCTGGAACTGGGGGATCGCTTTAGCCTCGACATCGACGCCAAGTGCAGCGGCATCAACTCGCTCTTTGCGCTGATGATGATCGCGGCTCTACTGGGCTATCTGGCGCTGAAAAGCCCTCGCTCGCGATTGATTCTCTTTGTTTGTGCAGTGCCGCTGGCGGTGCTGGGGAATATCGCCCGGCTGGTGATGCTGGCGTTTGGCAGTGTGTGGCTAGGATCGGATGTCGCGGTGGGGAAACGCATCGGCGATCACCAGGAGATGTCGCTTTTTCATACCTGCGCGGGCTTCGCTGTCTTTGGCGTGGCTTTGGTTGGCATGTTCACCCTCTGCTGGCTGCTGGAGGGGCGAGAAATGAAAGTGAATCTGAAAAGGCTCCAAAAAACTGCCGCAGCGCCCATTTTGGGCCATGTAGGTGCTTTGGGAGCAAGGCGACAAATCTTGCTACATACGGGAGTAGTGGTGGCATTTGCGCTGCTGACTCTGGGAGTCTGCCAAATGACGGATACCCGCTATCTGGTCGCAAATGCCGGGGTGCGTGTGGAGTTGCCACTGGAGATCGGGACTTACCAGGGCCGCGAGCTTGAAGTCATGGCACTTGAGAAGAAACTACTCGATGAAGGCGTAAAACTAGCCCGCACTGCCTACATGAATGTCCAAGGCCGCCAGATCATCGCCTCAGTGATCCTCAGCGGCATGATAAAACGTAGCCTGCATCGCCCAGAAGTCTGTCTGCCAGGCCAGGGCTGGACGATCGCGGAATCACGCCCCACGCAGATTTCACTCAAAGATGGATCGAGCTTCGATGCGACGATGCTACGCATTTTCGTGGACAAGATGGGCGAGGACGGACGCCGCAAACGCATGCGTGGGGTGAACATCTATTGGTATGTCGGCTCGGATGACACGACCTGCGCCTCGCACTACGAGCATGTCTTCGTCACCTACAGGGATGCGATCTTTCGCAATGTGAACCACCGCTGGGCGATGGTATCGATTTTCATCCCGATCCCAGAGGAGTCAGGGGATGAGTTCGTCCATCCAGAGAGCATGTTCGCGGAGTTCAATGCCATCGAGGATGCGCGTGAATTCGCAGGGCAGTTCTTTCCCGCGATCCGAGAGCCTCAGCACTGAGAAATGAGACGCAGTCATGCCGGACATGAAGGCGAGCCTGATAGCTAAAAAGGCTTAACCAAATACTAGATTTACGAGATTGGTTTTGCATTGGCGAAACGTGAACCTTAGATTTTCGGGTAACTACAATGAATCTGCCATGGGGCGATCCATGGAGTTCTACATTCTAGCGCCTTCATAAAACCACAATGGCAGAGGAATTACCGCAGTTCGGAGCCCTGAGCATATCCCGTCGAGCAGACGGGAAGCCCGTGGTTTTGCAGCGGTCCCCGGATGAGATGGTCTTTCTGGCCTTTGACATGCGCATCCGTCGGCTGGTAGAGCTGCACATCCTACGTAGCGGGGAAGAAATGCCGGAAGCTGAGAAGACTTCCGCTTTGGACCGATCTCGCCAAGCCAGCGAAGTCTGCATGCCCTCTTTCATGCGGGTGCTGGAGGTGGGTGAGGATAATGGGCTCGTCTATTACACCGCGCATCTGAATGATGGAGAGTTTGTTCATCATTATATTGCTCGTCGTGGGCCGCTTTCTCCGCCGACAGCCTTTGCTTTGATTTTTCAGATGCTGGAGGATCTCCTTCAGTTGCGGGTCCGATTCCCGCGTTTGCTGGAGCACCTCACTCTCGATCAACTGCTTGTCGGCACGTTGGAGGATACGTTCTTGCAGTTCCGCGTGATTGATTACGGTCTTTCAAAATCGGAGTCCCCGCGCCCGACGGATGCTGGCAGGCTCGTGGAGGAGGTCTGTAGGCTCATTTTTCTGCTTCTGACGGGTGTGGAGTATGCGGGAGAGAATCCAGACCGCTTCCCAGCTCTCACAGCGCTGCCATCCAGCCTTCGCACGACGGTAAGAGCCGCACTGACCAGCAAAGAGAATGCCCCGACCTCGCTTGAAAAATTGCGTGATGAAGTGCGTGAAGCATTCTCCACCCTCAGCAGCGGCCCCCAGGGCAGAAATCTGCGGAAGCATCTCGTCGTCATCGGCCCGCTACAGCCGCTCCCCCAGCTCCAAAACCTACTCCTGGAAAACGTACCCGTACAGACGCTCTTTGGCAGCAACTTCCGCGTCGAGGATGCCGATCAGCTGCGCCGTTATCCTTTTTCCATCCCAGCACTGAATGCAAAGACGGAGCAACCTGTCACCGTCCACATGCTGCCGCCGACCCGCCTCGTGGATCGGACGAAATACGAAGCCGTGCCGCTGCAAATGTGGCGCTTCAATCCCGAGCGGCATCCGAACATCCTCCGCTCTCTGAGCCTGTGGGAGACGCCCGACTGGACCTTCCTCACCGAGGAGCGCGAGCCAGGCTTCCCACTCAGCCGCCTGATGGCAGAGCGTGTCGCACTCAATCCAGGGGAGGTGCTCGTCCTCATGCGCCAAGTCCGCTCTGGACTAGAGCAGGCCCAGGAGTGTGGCGTCCCACGCGTAGATCTCCATCCCTCAAACATCCTCCTGCGTGTCGGCAAGCATGGCCCCAATAAAATGCGTGAGACAGACCGTCTCATGCAGCGTCGTCTCGATGCCTGGCCCCCTTTCGCCGTGAAACTGCGGCCCCACATGACCATGCGCAGCCTCTATGAGCCTCAGTTGCTCGACATGGAGCTGCCCACGAACCGTAGTGAAGAACATGAATTCGACCGGGAATACCGTCATCGCTCCTTCATCGCCCTAGCAGCCTATTTACTAGCCGGGGAGCGGCACATCAGTGGCGGGCTCGAATTTAGCGAAGCCGTACCAGATGCCACAGCGGTGCTGATGCGAGAGATGTACCGCGCTACGCAGATCCCCGGCGCAGCCCCTTCCCCAACAGACTTTTTAGAAAAATTCGAGCAGACGCTCTCTGGTGCCACGGGCACAGACCTCGCCACCCGCCTGCGCGGCGAGACGGTGCCGATCGAA
The sequence above is drawn from the Verrucomicrobiaceae bacterium genome and encodes:
- a CDS encoding DUF4838 domain-containing protein translates to MRGLFFFLIAATIHAEKAQLSEQGRALMPVVLQSEELRPAATELSDMLLRITGAEFHIESGQEPRGIFLGLEKAAPALTEREDYSLLSKKGAVVIRGRSAKAVRHAVWDLLHRCGFRQLLPGKKWEIVPRVPSLSIDVNVEESPDYHARRIWAGFGYLKEREADCEQWNIRNRATSGILLNSGHAYDGIMRRHEAEFAAHPEFLALVDGKRQKPKFCISNADLRKLVVADALAQFGEKADVDSISCDPSDGGGWCECGECAKIGSVSDRALLLANEVAEAVGKSLPGRLIGMYAYNEHSPPPSIEAHPNVVISVATGFIRGGFTVDQLTAGWGAKVKTLGIREYYSVNTWDRDLPGAARGGNIEYLKTSIPHFHAAGARFMSAEASDNAASNGLGYYLAARMLWDVKEAQNITALTADFIDRAFGPARVPMARFYALLDGTKKQVTSDDLIGRMFRLLDEARALTTDEAVHARLDDLALYTQYCGLYLDYSSAAGKERQSAFEQLFRFIWRIRHTGMVHVKALWRDVPNRDKSVKLPPLGSYHDPDATNPWKSSEAFSREQIVAFAREGVAKRKLLDFEPVSYSTDLVPAAKLKLPAVPRGNAGIYLRGVRDFWTWIEKEPATLKLTGTAGIIYADRGTAKVELYPLAEAELKSVHHAEIEPDKQKQVMHLETRFPGLHRIEVSDSSQGTLIEWPEGMPMTIVSSQEMPAQLYGRWHLYFYVPRGTRVIGGFSSGAGFLLDPGGKTAYTFADKPGYFSVPVPTGQDGSLWSFKHSAGSRQLLTVPPCLARDASELLLPAEVVVKDAGE
- a CDS encoding exosortase/archaeosortase family protein — translated: MPSDSSSPAPAIPSPSPSQSARVEKATGSEKIWQIALGVLAAVMVVLYLVQPYQHWEFGFRMSVLRGWLAWVTKYSDWQFCLVVPVITGWLVWLRRAELRRLPWCGNWLGLLPLLAGLFVYWVGYKADTGYPGFLSIQLVLAGMILTVLGLEWMRKLFFAWLFLFFAWPMQPLEDSVASPLRPHTAAMTGRLLSMVGMPSVSEGSALQSAPDKAAGLELGDRFSLDIDAKCSGINSLFALMMIAALLGYLALKSPRSRLILFVCAVPLAVLGNIARLVMLAFGSVWLGSDVAVGKRIGDHQEMSLFHTCAGFAVFGVALVGMFTLCWLLEGREMKVNLKRLQKTAAAPILGHVGALGARRQILLHTGVVVAFALLTLGVCQMTDTRYLVANAGVRVELPLEIGTYQGRELEVMALEKKLLDEGVKLARTAYMNVQGRQIIASVILSGMIKRSLHRPEVCLPGQGWTIAESRPTQISLKDGSSFDATMLRIFVDKMGEDGRRKRMRGVNIYWYVGSDDTTCASHYEHVFVTYRDAIFRNVNHRWAMVSIFIPIPEESGDEFVHPESMFAEFNAIEDAREFAGQFFPAIREPQH